In Nocardioides nitrophenolicus, the genomic window CCGCGGTGTCCTCGGAGGAGATCGGCCACGAGGTGGTCGACGACCACACCGCGACCATCCGGTTCCGGGTGACCTACGGCGACGGTCCGGTCGACGCGACCTGCGTGGCGCGCGCGATCTCCCACGACAAGGCCGTCGTCGGCGAGCAGTCCTTCACTCCCGGCCGCGACGAACAGGCCGTGCAGAAGTTCACCCTGCGCACCGAGCGGCGCGCCACGACGGTCGAGTGGATCGGCTGCAAGGCCGCCGGTCAGCCGCGGTACCGGTAGACTCGATCGTTCATGTACCCGGACGGGTACGCGAACGAGCAGTGCAGGAGCACCCA contains:
- a CDS encoding DUF4307 domain-containing protein produces the protein MSTSPGNLAQRYGAPSRGRRTAVVVGAVAVVVVFLGWLLWAMLFHANPAVSSEEIGHEVVDDHTATIRFRVTYGDGPVDATCVARAISHDKAVVGEQSFTPGRDEQAVQKFTLRTERRATTVEWIGCKAAGQPRYR